The Candidatus Paceibacterota bacterium genome has a segment encoding these proteins:
- a CDS encoding SIS domain-containing protein, translating into MTLLQSAIEDAVVVTRALSALEKPLSRAVNLLVRCLTTGHKLLLCGNGGSATDASHVATEFLCRFREDRRPYPAISLTVNGEFMTAVCNDYHADEIFARQVWGLGQKGDLLIAFTSSGKSRNILRALEEANRKKMQSVCFLGRDGGFTKGVATLDLLAPGTSTARIQEAHTLLFHVLCEAADRQLPKK; encoded by the coding sequence ATGACACTACTGCAGAGCGCTATCGAAGATGCCGTCGTTGTTACCCGTGCCCTGAGTGCTTTGGAGAAGCCGCTGAGCCGGGCGGTGAACCTGTTGGTGCGTTGCCTCACCACCGGGCACAAACTGCTGCTTTGCGGTAATGGCGGCAGCGCCACCGACGCCTCCCACGTGGCCACCGAATTCCTCTGCCGCTTCCGCGAGGACCGCCGGCCTTATCCCGCCATCTCGCTCACCGTCAACGGCGAATTCATGACCGCCGTCTGCAACGACTACCACGCCGATGAAATCTTCGCCCGCCAGGTCTGGGGCCTCGGGCAAAAAGGCGACCTCCTCATCGCCTTTACCAGTAGCGGCAAGTCCCGCAACATCCTGCGCGCGCTGGAAGAGGCCAACCGCAAGAAGATGCAAAGCGTCTGCTTCCTGGGCCGCGATGGCGGATTCACCAAAGGCGTCGCCACGCTCGACCTGCTGGCGCCCGGCACCAGTACCGCGCGTATTCAGGAAGCCCACACGCTGCTCTTCCACGTCCTTTGCGAAGCCGCCGACCGCCAACTCCCGAAGAAGTAG
- a CDS encoding ROK family protein has protein sequence MKLGVEIGGTKLQLVLGDEGGKISERRRLTVEPAKGAAGIRAQIEGALPELLRGRQIRGIGVGFGGPVDWRTGKICRSHQIEGWSEFDLGGWLRQLTGAPVVVDNDANVAALGEALGGAGVGFNPVFYVTLGSGVGGGLVVDGRIYHGAQPGESEIGHLRLDRSGRIVEACCSGWAVDARIRELKLKEPESLLARLAGQSVGGEAEHLAAALERGDAAAGRLLRDTAEDLAFGLSHVVHLFHPAIVILGGGLARVGEPLRAAVEGALRQFVMEAFAPGPGITLSRLGEDAVPAGALKLS, from the coding sequence CTGAAGCTCGGCGTTGAAATCGGCGGGACGAAGCTGCAGCTCGTGCTGGGGGACGAGGGGGGGAAGATCAGCGAGCGACGCAGGCTGACGGTCGAGCCGGCGAAGGGCGCCGCTGGAATTCGGGCACAGATCGAGGGGGCGCTTCCTGAGTTGCTGCGTGGCCGCCAGATTCGCGGAATCGGGGTCGGGTTCGGCGGGCCGGTGGATTGGAGGACAGGCAAGATCTGCCGGTCGCACCAGATTGAAGGTTGGTCGGAGTTTGACCTGGGCGGCTGGCTGCGCCAACTGACCGGCGCGCCGGTGGTGGTGGATAACGACGCCAATGTGGCTGCGCTGGGAGAAGCGTTGGGCGGGGCGGGTGTGGGTTTCAACCCTGTCTTCTACGTCACGCTCGGCAGTGGCGTGGGTGGCGGCCTGGTGGTGGACGGCAGGATCTACCATGGCGCGCAGCCCGGTGAATCGGAGATCGGCCATCTGCGGCTCGACCGGAGTGGGAGGATTGTTGAGGCGTGCTGCTCAGGCTGGGCGGTGGACGCGCGGATACGGGAGTTGAAATTGAAGGAGCCGGAAAGCCTGCTCGCGCGGCTGGCCGGCCAATCGGTGGGCGGGGAAGCGGAACATCTGGCTGCGGCATTGGAGCGGGGGGATGCCGCGGCGGGACGGCTATTGCGGGATACAGCGGAGGATCTGGCGTTTGGCCTCTCCCATGTCGTCCATTTGTTTCACCCGGCCATCGTCATCCTGGGCGGAGGACTGGCGAGGGTTGGTGAGCCGCTGCGGGCAGCAGTCGAGGGCGCCCTGCGGCAGTTCGTGATGGAAGCATTCGCTCCCGGGCCGGGCATCACGTTATCGAGGCTGGGGGAGGACGCCGTGCCCGCAGGAGCGCTAAAATTGTCCTGA
- a CDS encoding Gfo/Idh/MocA family oxidoreductase yields the protein MHECSRRTRRSFLKTSVVATTALALGHVSAQHSAQPVRLGMIGMGGRGGGLLGTLLLFPGVEIRAVCDLLRDRGQNAAQVVEQRTGRRPEVYAGSEVVWEELVARADLDAVIIATPWDWHARMACAAMRAGKYPGVEVPAAISTRECWDLVRTSERTGIPCMMLENVCYFQRVLTLLRMVREGVFGEVLHCEGGYQHDCRFLMLDAEGKLTWRGRHSVNLNGNLYPTHPLGPVAQWMNINRGDRFVSLTSVSTPSRGLKRYAAEKLGPNHELARRDYAQGDINTTLLRTANGCTVTLYYSTLAPRPYDLILRLQGVNGIYLDTNNSISLEGVGKGAEQWEPFGPYLQKYAHPLWQALGAEATKSGGHEGAEYLMFHDFLKAVRRKVPAPQNVYDAATWSAVVGLSMESVAHGGKAVEFPDFTRGKWKTTRPLPIYGV from the coding sequence ATGCATGAATGCTCCAGGCGCACGCGCCGTTCTTTCCTGAAAACCAGTGTGGTGGCGACCACCGCCCTGGCATTGGGCCATGTCTCCGCCCAGCACTCCGCCCAACCTGTCCGCCTGGGCATGATCGGAATGGGCGGGCGAGGCGGCGGCCTTTTGGGAACACTATTGCTGTTTCCCGGGGTGGAGATCCGCGCCGTGTGCGACTTGCTGCGGGACCGTGGTCAGAACGCCGCCCAGGTGGTTGAGCAGCGAACGGGGCGGCGCCCGGAGGTTTATGCCGGCAGCGAAGTCGTTTGGGAGGAGCTGGTGGCCCGAGCGGATCTCGATGCGGTGATCATCGCCACGCCCTGGGACTGGCATGCGCGGATGGCCTGCGCTGCCATGCGCGCCGGCAAATATCCCGGCGTGGAGGTGCCGGCGGCGATCAGCACTCGCGAATGCTGGGACCTGGTGCGCACGTCGGAGCGGACCGGGATTCCGTGCATGATGCTGGAGAATGTCTGCTACTTCCAGCGCGTGCTGACGCTGTTGCGGATGGTGCGCGAAGGGGTGTTTGGCGAGGTGCTGCATTGCGAGGGCGGCTATCAGCACGACTGCCGCTTCCTGATGCTCGATGCCGAGGGCAAGCTCACCTGGCGCGGCCGCCACTCCGTCAATCTAAACGGCAACCTCTACCCCACCCATCCCCTGGGCCCGGTGGCGCAGTGGATGAACATCAACCGCGGTGACCGTTTTGTGTCACTTACAAGTGTAAGCACGCCCTCGCGAGGATTGAAGCGGTATGCGGCGGAAAAACTCGGGCCGAATCATGAGTTGGCCCGGCGTGACTATGCCCAGGGGGACATCAATACGACACTGCTTCGAACGGCCAACGGCTGCACCGTAACGCTGTATTACAGCACTCTCGCGCCCCGCCCCTACGACTTGATCCTGCGCCTGCAGGGCGTCAACGGCATCTACCTCGACACCAACAACAGCATCAGCCTTGAGGGCGTCGGGAAAGGCGCCGAGCAGTGGGAACCTTTCGGGCCCTACTTGCAGAAATACGCGCATCCGTTGTGGCAGGCCCTGGGCGCGGAAGCCACCAAGAGCGGCGGCCATGAGGGTGCCGAATACCTGATGTTCCACGACTTCCTGAAAGCCGTCCGCCGCAAAGTGCCTGCGCCGCAGAATGTGTATGACGCCGCGACGTGGTCGGCAGTCGTGGGGCTTTCGATGGAGTCAGTGGCCCATGGCGGTAAGGCGGTCGAGTTCCCTGACTTCACTCGTGGCAAGTGGAAGACCACCCGGCCGTTGCCCATTTACGGGGTTTAA
- a CDS encoding thioredoxin family protein — MVAVNSTMLPLGTRAPDFRLPDPSGKVVALADFQGAPALLVVFMCNHCPYVKHIRDGLAKLARDYRPRGVATVGINSNDVANYPADSPVKMAQEAASAGYIFPYLYDETQAVAKAYRAACTPDLYLFDKDQRLVYRGQFDDSRPGNGIPVTGKDLRAALDAVLSGRPVAPNQKPSIGCNIKWKPGNEPEYF, encoded by the coding sequence ATGGTCGCCGTCAATTCCACCATGTTGCCACTGGGCACCAGGGCGCCGGACTTCCGGCTGCCGGACCCGAGCGGGAAGGTAGTTGCATTGGCCGACTTCCAGGGCGCCCCGGCGCTGCTGGTCGTCTTCATGTGCAATCACTGTCCCTATGTAAAGCACATCCGCGACGGGCTGGCCAAACTGGCGCGCGACTACCGGCCTCGCGGCGTGGCCACGGTGGGCATCAACTCCAACGACGTGGCCAACTACCCCGCCGACAGTCCGGTGAAGATGGCCCAGGAGGCCGCGTCGGCGGGTTACATTTTTCCGTATCTCTATGACGAGACGCAGGCTGTGGCCAAGGCGTATCGGGCGGCTTGCACGCCGGATCTTTACCTGTTCGACAAGGACCAGCGGCTGGTCTATCGGGGCCAGTTTGATGACAGCCGGCCGGGCAACGGCATTCCGGTCACGGGCAAAGACCTGCGTGCCGCGCTCGATGCGGTGCTCTCCGGGAGGCCCGTGGCGCCTAATCAGAAACCAAGCATCGGCTGCAATATCAAATGGAAGCCGGGCAATGAGCCGGAGTATTTCTGA
- a CDS encoding Gfo/Idh/MocA family oxidoreductase, protein MKTKPTPGMNRRDFLQSTAAAATSLGLLSAAPFVARGRVLGANDRIGVGFIGVGGRGSSHIGTVQRLIKEGENAQVVAVNDAYRYRLDEAAKPTGAKAYRKHKDLLADPNVDAVCIATPDRLHVPQALDAIRAGKDVYCEKPMGHWSQFDLSKRFYEETLKFKRVVQIGNQGNSSPAWQKVRELIQQGAIGRVQLVTVGFYRNGDWGERMPIADPEAKPGPELDWEAFLGDAPKVPFTVDRFFSWRKYLDYAGGPCTDLFPHVFTPFVSAIGLKFPARAVASGGIFKYTTYDREVPDTFNMCLDYPEKLSIVLPCTLANNYPPEASIRGDEGTLTLQNPGEWNAGFDSVTVVPMKGEPRVFPAGKLDSTPPHWKNFFQCVRTREKPVSDVEFGLHVQTALNMAMLSFMKEKVAKFDFEKQQIVL, encoded by the coding sequence ATGAAGACCAAGCCAACCCCAGGTATGAACCGCCGGGACTTCCTCCAATCCACTGCCGCAGCCGCCACTTCTCTGGGCCTGTTGAGCGCGGCTCCGTTTGTGGCGCGGGGGCGCGTGCTTGGTGCCAATGATCGAATCGGCGTTGGGTTCATCGGCGTCGGGGGACGCGGCTCCAGTCATATTGGGACTGTGCAGCGGCTGATCAAGGAGGGCGAGAATGCGCAGGTCGTGGCGGTGAACGATGCCTACCGCTACCGGTTGGACGAAGCGGCCAAACCGACGGGCGCCAAGGCCTACAGGAAGCACAAGGACTTGCTGGCGGACCCGAACGTTGACGCTGTCTGCATCGCCACTCCGGACCGGCTTCATGTTCCGCAAGCGCTGGATGCCATCCGGGCCGGCAAGGACGTCTATTGCGAGAAGCCGATGGGTCATTGGTCGCAGTTCGACTTGTCCAAGCGTTTCTACGAGGAGACGCTCAAGTTCAAACGCGTGGTGCAGATCGGCAACCAGGGCAACTCCAGCCCCGCATGGCAGAAGGTGCGCGAGCTGATCCAGCAGGGCGCGATCGGCCGCGTGCAGCTTGTCACGGTGGGATTCTACCGCAATGGCGACTGGGGCGAGCGGATGCCGATCGCCGACCCGGAGGCGAAGCCCGGCCCGGAGCTGGACTGGGAGGCGTTCCTGGGGGATGCGCCGAAGGTGCCGTTCACGGTGGACCGGTTTTTCAGCTGGCGCAAGTACCTCGACTACGCCGGCGGCCCCTGCACCGACTTGTTTCCCCATGTGTTTACGCCTTTCGTCAGCGCCATCGGCCTCAAGTTCCCGGCGCGCGCGGTCGCCTCGGGCGGCATTTTCAAATACACGACCTACGACCGCGAAGTGCCCGACACTTTCAACATGTGCCTCGACTACCCCGAGAAGCTCTCGATCGTCCTGCCCTGCACGCTGGCCAACAATTATCCGCCCGAAGCGTCCATTCGCGGGGATGAAGGGACGCTCACGCTGCAGAATCCCGGCGAATGGAACGCCGGCTTTGACAGCGTGACGGTGGTGCCGATGAAGGGCGAGCCGCGGGTGTTCCCCGCCGGCAAGCTAGACTCGACGCCGCCGCACTGGAAGAACTTCTTCCAGTGCGTGCGAACCCGGGAGAAGCCGGTGAGCGATGTGGAGTTTGGTCTGCACGTGCAAACGGCGCTGAATATGGCGATGCTCAGTTTCATGAAGGAGAAGGTGGCCAAGTTCGACTTCGAGAAACAGCAGATCGTGCTGTAA
- a CDS encoding SIS domain-containing protein — MNQWIADYIRAQKAAHDSIPVEAVAQLIETLRVALKEDRQIFVFGNGGSAANASHFATDLGKLASDKVGKRFRVLSLNDNVGWLTALANDYAYEDVFVGQLQNYGKPGDLALGLSVSGNSPNCVKALEWAKKNGLRTVALVGARRGRMAEIAEQVIVLNDTHYGRVEDAQMGVCHMACYAFVEKPELGQ; from the coding sequence ATGAACCAGTGGATTGCCGATTACATCAGGGCGCAGAAGGCAGCGCACGATTCCATTCCCGTCGAGGCCGTGGCGCAGCTTATTGAGACGCTGCGCGTGGCGCTCAAGGAGGACCGGCAGATCTTCGTCTTCGGCAACGGCGGCAGCGCCGCCAACGCCTCCCACTTCGCGACCGACCTCGGCAAGCTGGCGTCGGACAAGGTCGGGAAGCGGTTTCGGGTGCTCTCGCTCAACGACAACGTCGGCTGGTTGACGGCGCTGGCCAATGATTACGCTTACGAGGACGTCTTCGTCGGCCAGTTGCAGAACTATGGCAAGCCGGGGGACCTTGCGCTCGGACTGAGCGTCAGCGGCAACTCACCCAACTGCGTGAAGGCGCTGGAATGGGCAAAGAAGAACGGCCTCCGCACCGTCGCACTGGTCGGGGCGCGGCGCGGACGGATGGCAGAGATTGCGGAGCAGGTCATCGTCCTCAACGATACGCATTACGGGCGGGTGGAGGACGCGCAGATGGGGGTATGCCACATGGCGTGCTACGCCTTTGTGGAGAAGCCGGAGTTGGGACAGTAG